The sequence ACGGCAGCCGCAAGCCGTCCGCCGCGCCGGCTGGTCCGGCACCCTTCTTTCGGCCGGTTCCGGACCCATGTTGTGGAGCAGGACGGCACCCGCGGCGCCCCCGCTGTTGCCGGATTGTTCCATTCGGATCAGGATCACGGAATGATTCGCTCCACCGACGGCTCGGCCATGCCCGCGATCACGGGCTTTGAGGAGACGTCCGCCCCGGGTCCCCGGGCGGGCGGCATTGCCGCGCGCGCGCTGGGCGGCGGGCGGCCCTCGCCCTATCTCGACAAGCTCAACCCGGAACAGCGCCGCGCGGTGGAAACCGTGGACGGTCCGGTCCTGGTGCTCGCCGGCGCCGGCACCGGCAAGACGCGCGTCCTGACCACCCGCATCGCCCATATCCTCGCCACCGGACGCGCCCGGCCGGGCGAGATCCTCGCGGTGACCTTCACCAACAAGGCCGCGCGCGAGATGAAGGAGCGGATCTCCGGACTGGTCGGCCCGTCGGCCGAGGGCATGGCCTGGCTCGGGACGTTCCACGCCATCGGCACCCGGATCCTGCGCCGGCACGCGGAGCTGTCCGGCCTGAGGTCCGACTTCACCATTCTGGATGCCGACGACCAGATCCGTCTGTGCAAGCAGATCATCCAGGCCGAAGGTCTCGACGACAAGCGCTGGCCCGCCCGTCAGATGCATTCGCTCATCGACGGCTGGAAGAACCGCGGCCTCACGCCCGACGCGGTGCCGCTGGGCGAGGCGCGTGCCTTCGCCAACGGCCGCGGCGCGGACCTCTACAAGGCCTATCAGGAGCGCCTGAGGGTGCTGAACGCCGTCGATTTCGGCGATCTCCTGATGGAGCCGATCCACATCTTCCGCAGCCACCCGGACGTGCTCGCTTCCTACCAGGAGCGCTTCCGCTACATGCTGGTGGACGAGTATCAGGACACCAACGTCGCCCAGTATCTCTGGCTGCGCCTGCTCGCCCAGGGCAACCGGAACCTCTGCGTGGTCGGCGACGACGACCAGTCGATCTATGGCTGGCGTGGCGCGGAAGTCGACAACATCCTGCGCTTCGAACAGGACTTTCCGGGTGCCGCCGTCATCCGGCTGGAGCGCAACTACCGCTCGACCGGACCGATCCTGGCCGCCGCCTCGCACCTGATCGGCCACAACGAGGGCCGTCTCGGGAAGACGCTGTTCACCGAGCACGAGGATCACGACGCGGAAAAGCTGACCGTCGCCTCGGCCTGGGATTCCGAAGAAGAGGCCCGGGCCATCGGCGAGGAGATCGAATCCCTCCAGCGCAAGGGCAAGTCGCTGGACGAGATGGCGATCCTGGTGCGGGCCTCGTTCCAGATGCGCGAGTTCGAGGACCGGTTCGTCACCCTCGGCCTGCCCTATCGGGTCATCGGCGGTCCGCGCTTCTACGAGCGCCGGGAAATCCGCGACGCCCTGGCCTATTTCCGCGTTATCGTGCAGCCGGCCGACGATCTCGCCTTCGAGCGGATCATCAACACGCCGAAACGGGCGATCGGCGAGGTGGCGGTGAAGACGCTGCACGACACCGCCCGCGCCCGCCAGATCCCGCTGTTCCAGGCGGCGATCGAGCTGACCCAGACGGAAGAGCTGAAGCCGAAGACGCGCACGGCGCTGAAGGATCTGCTCGCCTCGTTCGGCCGCTGGCGCTCCGAACTCGACCGGCTCACCCACACCGAGCTGGCGGAGATCGTCCTGGACGAGTCCGGCTACACCGAGATGTGGCGGATGGACCGATCGGCGGATGCGCCCGGCCGGCTGGAAAACCTCAAGGAACTCGTCCGGGCGATGGACGACTTCGAATCCATGGCCAGCTTCCTCGAGCACATCTCGCTGGTGATGGACACCGAGAACGATGCCGGCTCCGAAGCGGTCACCATCATGACGCTCCACGCCGCCAAGGGGCTCGAGTTCGACACCGTCTTCCTGCCCGGCTGGGAGGAAGGCCTGTTTCCCCACCAGCGCGCCGTCGACGAGAGCGGCCAGGCGGGTCTCGAAGAAGAGCGCCGTCTCGCCTATGTCGGCCTGACGCGGGCGCGCCAACGCATCTTCGTCTGGTTCGCGGTCAACCGGCGCGTCCACGGCATGTGGCAGTCGACCGTGCCGTCGCGCTTCCTCGACGAACTGCCGGAAGCCCATGTCGAGGTCCGCGAACAGGGCGGATACGGCGGCTACGGGGGCTACGGCGAGAGCCGCTTCGACCGGGTCGAGCCGTTCTCCTCCACCTATTCCACCCCCGGCTGGGAGCGGGCCCAGCGGCGCAAGGCCGGCGGCGCCCAGCGGTCCCGCGAGCCGATGACCATCGAGGGCGAGCTGGTCGCGAAAAGCGTCGCGGATCATGAACCCGCCTTCGCCATCGGCGCCCGGGTCTTTCACCAGAAATTCGGCAACGGAACGGTGTCCGCGGTCGAGGGCAACAAGCTCACCGTCGATTTCGACAAGGCCGGCCGCAAGCGCGTGCTGGATTCTTTTGTTCAGAAGACCTGAGCCGGCTCACGACACCCGGACGGGTCGAGGCGCCGTCGGCCGTCCACCATTGGTTCCGCCGGTCGGCTTGCGCGAGCGACGGGTGTAGTCTAGTTCCGTTGGCCTTCGCGGCGCGGGGGCGTTTCAACGAAGGGGTGAGAGACATGGATCGCATTCGGCTCAGGGGCGGCTCGCCGCTGAATGGCACGATCCCGATCTCCGGCGCCAAGAACGCCGCGCTCCCCCTGATGATCGCGAGCCTGCTCACCGACGAGACGCTGACGCTGGAAAACGTGCCGCGCCTGCGCGACGTCCACCAGCTGTTCCATATCCTGTCCAATCACGGCGTCGACTGGTCCGTGGAAGGCAAGCGCGCCGGCCAGGACGGCATGTCCGGCCAGACCGTTCACCTCTGCGCCCGTGCCATCGTCGACACCACGGCCCCCTACGAGCTGGTCTCCACCATGCGGGCGAGCTTCTGGGTGATCGGCCCTCTGGTCGCGCGCATGGGCGTTGCACGGGTCTCCCTGCCCGGCGGCTGCGCCATCGGCACACGTCCGGTGGATTTCTTCATCGAGGGTCTGCAGAAGCTCGGCGCCGAGATCGAGATCGATCAGGGCTACGCGATCGCCAAGGCGCCGAACGGGCTCAGGGGCGCCCACATCGCCTTTCCCGGCGTGTCCGTGGGCGCGACCCACACGCTGATGATGGCGGCGAGCCTGGCCAAGGGCGAAACGGTGCTGTCCAACGCGGCGCGCGAACCGGAGATCGTCGACCTCGCCCAGTGCCTGACCGCGATGGGCGCGAAGATCGAGGGCGCCGGCACCTCGGAGATCGTGATCCAGGGCGTCGACCGGCTGTCCGGCGCCCGCCACCGGGTTCTCCCGGACCGGATCG is a genomic window of Amorphus orientalis containing:
- a CDS encoding ATP-dependent helicase, which encodes MIRSTDGSAMPAITGFEETSAPGPRAGGIAARALGGGRPSPYLDKLNPEQRRAVETVDGPVLVLAGAGTGKTRVLTTRIAHILATGRARPGEILAVTFTNKAAREMKERISGLVGPSAEGMAWLGTFHAIGTRILRRHAELSGLRSDFTILDADDQIRLCKQIIQAEGLDDKRWPARQMHSLIDGWKNRGLTPDAVPLGEARAFANGRGADLYKAYQERLRVLNAVDFGDLLMEPIHIFRSHPDVLASYQERFRYMLVDEYQDTNVAQYLWLRLLAQGNRNLCVVGDDDQSIYGWRGAEVDNILRFEQDFPGAAVIRLERNYRSTGPILAAASHLIGHNEGRLGKTLFTEHEDHDAEKLTVASAWDSEEEARAIGEEIESLQRKGKSLDEMAILVRASFQMREFEDRFVTLGLPYRVIGGPRFYERREIRDALAYFRVIVQPADDLAFERIINTPKRAIGEVAVKTLHDTARARQIPLFQAAIELTQTEELKPKTRTALKDLLASFGRWRSELDRLTHTELAEIVLDESGYTEMWRMDRSADAPGRLENLKELVRAMDDFESMASFLEHISLVMDTENDAGSEAVTIMTLHAAKGLEFDTVFLPGWEEGLFPHQRAVDESGQAGLEEERRLAYVGLTRARQRIFVWFAVNRRVHGMWQSTVPSRFLDELPEAHVEVREQGGYGGYGGYGESRFDRVEPFSSTYSTPGWERAQRRKAGGAQRSREPMTIEGELVAKSVADHEPAFAIGARVFHQKFGNGTVSAVEGNKLTVDFDKAGRKRVLDSFVQKT
- the murA gene encoding UDP-N-acetylglucosamine 1-carboxyvinyltransferase: MDRIRLRGGSPLNGTIPISGAKNAALPLMIASLLTDETLTLENVPRLRDVHQLFHILSNHGVDWSVEGKRAGQDGMSGQTVHLCARAIVDTTAPYELVSTMRASFWVIGPLVARMGVARVSLPGGCAIGTRPVDFFIEGLQKLGAEIEIDQGYAIAKAPNGLRGAHIAFPGVSVGATHTLMMAASLAKGETVLSNAAREPEIVDLAQCLTAMGAKIEGAGTSEIVIQGVDRLSGARHRVLPDRIETGTYAMAVAMTGGDVTLDHARADLLSAPLAILEQAGAEITATNRGIRVRRNGAGITAVDVSTEPFPGFPTDLQAQFMALMTRAKGTSHITETIFENRFMHVQELARLGAKIHLDGQVATVEGVESLRGAPVMATDLRASVSLVIAGLAAEGETTINRVYHLDRGFERLEDKLGRCGADIERISG